The following are encoded in a window of Spea bombifrons isolate aSpeBom1 chromosome 2, aSpeBom1.2.pri, whole genome shotgun sequence genomic DNA:
- the SLC9A4 gene encoding sodium/hydrogen exchanger 4 gives MPESCILIAIGVLLGGIIFGTDHKAPPAMKSDIYFLYLLPPIVLEGGYFLPTRPFFENIGTIIWWSVMGTLINAFGIGLSLYGICQIKAFGLNDVSLLQNLLYGSLISAVDPVAVLAVFEEISVNEQLYMMIFGESLLNDGITVVLYNIFISFTKMHTFETIEPVDILAGIGRFFMVGIGGVFFGIIFGFLSAFITRFTKNISSVEPLLVFMFSYLSYLSAEAFYLSGILAMTACAMTMKKYVEENVSKNSNVTIKYFMKMLSSVSETLIFIFMGVTTVGKNHEWNWAFVIFTLLFCLIWRALSVFLLFSIGNHFRTFPFTLKDQFIIAYSGLRGASSFSLVFLLPIILFPRKKMFITSTIVVIYFTVFIKGMTIGPLVRYLDVKKTPKEQTVNQEIHTRLMDHVKSGIADICGHWGHYQMRQKLKKIDNKFLRKALIRENQPKSSIVSLHRRLEIKQAIEMTNIGMNRDASTTSLGTATCGKVAKNLSPEDVDQMKDILTNSLYQVRQRTPSYIKYNLPTDESRRQSQEIFIRRYSSMKKGSSLPWGRQTGTKNVRFLSLPHDGYKAAAKDPQQHWVTDVDGDTDSVFGEILGSKAKSPCKMTSLKRSSNKPNRTGTWHSNENGPQRHLLARSRYQSANTRSYFDVVLEEDVHSESNEDSDNEVAESSTRCNLRSPNRHDHSK, from the exons ATGCCTGAGAGCTGCATTCTGATAGCTATAGGTGTATTGCTTGGGGGAATCATTTTTGGTACAGACCACAAGGCCCCTCCTGCTATGAAGTcggacatttattttctttatctcttgCCTCCAATCGTGCTTGAGGGTGGATACTTTCTACCCACTCGAcctttttttgaaaatattggAACAATTATCTGGTGGTCGGTAATGGGGACTCTCATTAATGCCTTTGGCATTGGCCTTTCACTATATggaatctgtcagattaaggcCTTTGGCTTGAATGATGTAAGCCTTCTACAAAACCTGCTCTATGGCAGTCTGATATCAGCTGTGGATCCTGTGGCAGTCCTTGCCGTCTTTGAAGAAATCTCCGTCAACGAACAGTTATATATGATGATATTTGGAGAATCCTTGTTAAATGATGGAATAACTGTG GTcttgtataatatttttatttcctttacgAAGATGCACACCTTTGAAACCATAGAGCCTGTAGACATTCTAGCCGGCATAGGTCGTTTCTTTATGGTTGGCATTGGTGGAGTATTCTTTGGAATCATTTTTGGATTTCTATCAGCATTCATAACTCGATTCACAAAGAACATTTCTTCTGTTGAGCCTCTTCTTGTTTTCATGTTCAGCTACTTGTCTTACCTATCTGCGGAAGCATTTTATCTTTCTGGCATTTTGGC CATGACAGCGTGTGCAATGACCATGAAAAAATACGTTGAAGAAAATGTCTCCAAGAATTCAAATGtgacaattaaatattttatgaaaatgctAAGCAGTGTCAGTGAGACCCTAATTTTTATCTTCATGGGCGTCACTACTGTGGGGAAAAATCACGAGTGGAACTGGGCGTTTGTGATCTTCACGTTACTCTTCTGTCTGATATGGCGTGCACTGA gTGTTTTTCTCCTATTTTCCATAGGAAACCATTTCCGCACATTCCCTTTCACTCTCAAAGACCAGTTTATCATTGCCTACAGTGGTTTACGGGGTGCCAGCAGTTTCTCGCTTGTATTTTTGCTCCCCATTATCCTTTTTCcgagaaagaaaatgtttattactTCTACCATAGTAGTTATATACTTTACAGTATTCATTAAG GGTATGACCATCGGACCTTTAGTCAGATATCTAGATGTCAAAAAGACACCTAAAGAACAAACAGTTAATCAAGAAATTCATACAAGG TTAATGGATCACGTGAAGTCTGGAATTGCAGATATCTGTGGGCACTGGGGACACTACCAGATGAGACAAAA GTTAAAAAAGATTGATAACAAATTCTTACGAAAGGCGCTTATCCGTGAAAATCAGCCCAAGTCAAGCATAGTTTCTCTTCATAGAAGGCTTGAAATTAAACAAGCTATTGAAATGACAAACATTGGTATGAACAGAGACGCTTCCACAACTTCCTTAGG AACTGCTACATGCGGTAAAGTGGCTAAGAATCTGTCTCCTGAAGATGTAGACCAGATGAAGGATATATTGACCAATAGCCTTTATCAAGTCCGTCAAAGG ACACCTTCGtacattaaatacaatttaCCAACGGATGAAAGTCGACGACAAAGCCAAGAAATTTTCATCCGACGCTATTCAAGTATGAAGAAAGGGAGCAGCCTTCCATGGGGAAGACAG ACTGGCACCAAAAATGTACGTTTTCTATCCCTTCCTCATGATGGTTATAAAGCTGCAGCAAAAGATCCACAGCAACATTGGGTTACAG ATGTTGATGGAGACACTGACTCAGTATTTGGTGAAATATTGGGATCTAAAGCAAAATCACCATGTAAGATGACGTCTTTGAAAAGGAGTAGCAACAAACCTAACAGAACTGGAACCTGGCATTCAAACGAAAATGGACCTCAAAGACATTTACTCGCAAGATCGAGGTATCAGTCAGCAAACACAAGGTCATACTTCGATGTGGTGCTTGAGGAAGATGTCCACAGTGAGTCTAATGAAGACAGTGATAATGAAGTAGCAGAATCTTCTACAAGATGTAATCTAAGAAGTCCAAACAGACATGACCATTCCAAATAA